Within the Streptomyces sp. YIM 121038 genome, the region TCCACGCTCCTGGAGGACTACCTCGACCGTCAGCTCCAGCGCGACGCGGGCATGCCCCATCTGTACTACGGACTCCTGGTGCAGCTCTCGGCCGCGCCGCGCCGCCGGATGCGGATGACGGAGCTGGCCCGCGACTCCAAGATCACCAGATCCCGGCTCTCGCACGCGATCGCACGGCTCGAACGCAGCGGCTGGGTGCGGCGCGAGAACTGCCCGACCGACAAGCGCGGGCAGTTCGCGATCCTGACCGAGGACGGCCAGGAGGTGCTGCGGCAGACCGCGCCGGGGCATGTGGAGGCGGTGCGCCAGGCCATCTTCGACCGGCTCACCCCGGAACAGCAGAAGTCCCTCGGCGAGATCATGCGGATCGTCGCCGAGGGACTTCAGCCGAAGGAGGCCGGGGCCGACCTGCCCTGGCTCCGCTGACCCCGGCCGGGGTGCGGACGCCAGGGCGGTTCAGCCCCTGCGCGGGGGCGTCAGTGCGCCACCACCGGGATCTTCACCTCGTCCTCGACGCCGTCGCCGTCGCCGGAGGCCGCCTGGCCGTTCTGGGCGCCGGTGTTGATGAGTACGGCGGCGATCACCGCGGACGCGGCGAGGATGCCGACCGCCCACCAGATGGCGGCGGTGTAGCCCTCCACCATGGACTGCGCGGCGAGCAGCTTCTGCGCCGCCGGGGTGGTCGCGGAGGCCGCGTGGTCCTCGATGTACGCCGTGGTCGCGGAGGCCGCGATGGTGTTCAGGAGGGCCGTGCCGATGGCGCCGCCGACCTGCTGCGAGGTGTTGACCATCGCGGAGGCGACACCGGCGTCACGCGGCTCGACGCCGTGCGTGGCGAGCGACATGGCGGGCATGAACGCCGTACCCATGCCGAGGCCGAGCAGCAGCTGCGCGGGCATGATCAGACCGGCGTACGAGGTGTCGACCTCCAGCTGCGTCAGGAGCAGCATGCCGACGGCGGCGACCAGGAAGCCCGGGGCCATCAGGTAGCGCGGGGGCACGCGGATCATCAGGCGGGTGCCGATCTGCGTGGAACCCGTGATCATGCCCGCGATCATCGGCAGGAAGGCGAAGCCCGTCTTGACCGGCGAGTAGCCCTTCACGATCTGGAGGTAGTACGTGAGGAACAGGAACAGGCCGAACATCGAGATGATCGCCAGGCCGAGCGACAGGTAGACGCCGCCGCGGTTGCGCTCGGTCAGGACGCGCAGCGGGAGCAGCGGGTGCTTGACCTTGGCCTCGGTGAGGACGAAGGCGGCGAGGAGCACGACGGACGCGACGAACATCGCGATGGTCACGCTGTCCGACCAGCCCTCGGACTCGGCGCGGGTGAAGCCGTAGACGAGCGCGACCAGGCCGAGCGTCGACAGGAACACGCCGGGGATGTCCAGCGGCGAGCGGTTGCGGCCGCCCTCGGGCTCGCGGATCACGAAGTAGGCACCGGCGGCGGCGACGATCGCGAAGGGGATGTTCACGAAGAACGTCCAGCGCCAGTTCAGGTACTCGGTGAGGAAGCCGCCGAGGATCAGGCCGACGGCGCCACCGCCACCGGCGATCGCACCGTAGATGCCGAACGCCTTGGCGCGCTCCTTGGCCTCGGTGAACA harbors:
- a CDS encoding MarR family transcriptional regulator, whose amino-acid sequence is MDRPSTEAPDAAGERAAAGPRWLDGEEQRTWLAYIHASTLLEDYLDRQLQRDAGMPHLYYGLLVQLSAAPRRRMRMTELARDSKITRSRLSHAIARLERSGWVRRENCPTDKRGQFAILTEDGQEVLRQTAPGHVEAVRQAIFDRLTPEQQKSLGEIMRIVAEGLQPKEAGADLPWLR
- a CDS encoding MFS transporter gives rise to the protein MSASPVTSLAPDPKRWKALVFIALAQLMVVLDATIVNIALPSAQEDLGISEGNKQWVITAYALAFGGLLLFGGRIADLWGRKRTFVTGLIGFAAASALGGAATGEAMMLGARALQGVFGALLAPAALSLLAVMFTEAKERAKAFGIYGAIAGGGGAVGLILGGFLTEYLNWRWTFFVNIPFAIVAAAGAYFVIREPEGGRNRSPLDIPGVFLSTLGLVALVYGFTRAESEGWSDSVTIAMFVASVVLLAAFVLTEAKVKHPLLPLRVLTERNRGGVYLSLGLAIISMFGLFLFLTYYLQIVKGYSPVKTGFAFLPMIAGMITGSTQIGTRLMIRVPPRYLMAPGFLVAAVGMLLLTQLEVDTSYAGLIMPAQLLLGLGMGTAFMPAMSLATHGVEPRDAGVASAMVNTSQQVGGAIGTALLNTIAASATTAYIEDHAASATTPAAQKLLAAQSMVEGYTAAIWWAVGILAASAVIAAVLINTGAQNGQAASGDGDGVEDEVKIPVVAH